In a genomic window of Thalassotalea piscium:
- the upp gene encoding uracil phosphoribosyltransferase, whose product MTVHISEHPLVKHKTTLLREKHISIKSFRELTNELTQLLMVDATKSLTLVEKTIECWAGEISGPTLEHNQPTLVPILRAGLGMLDGALSILPCAKVSIVGFKRNEETLEADYYYQNIVNDIDQRLAIIIDPMLATGGTAIATIDLLKESGCTEIKALFLVAAPEGIDALVKAHPDVELIIGAKDERLNDKGYIIPGLGDAGDKIFGTLQ is encoded by the coding sequence ATGACCGTCCACATTAGTGAGCACCCATTAGTAAAACACAAAACAACACTCTTACGAGAGAAACACATCTCGATAAAAAGCTTTAGAGAGCTAACTAATGAACTAACACAGCTTTTAATGGTAGATGCAACAAAGTCGCTTACACTTGTTGAGAAAACTATTGAATGTTGGGCTGGCGAAATTTCAGGGCCGACTCTTGAGCATAACCAACCAACATTAGTGCCTATTTTACGAGCTGGTCTTGGTATGCTTGATGGCGCTTTGTCTATTCTACCTTGTGCAAAAGTAAGTATTGTAGGTTTTAAACGTAATGAAGAAACATTAGAAGCTGATTATTATTACCAAAATATTGTTAATGATATTGATCAACGCTTAGCGATTATAATTGATCCTATGCTTGCTACTGGTGGAACAGCGATCGCAACTATTGACTTACTAAAAGAAAGTGGTTGTACTGAAATTAAAGCATTATTTTTAGTTGCTGCGCCAGAGGGAATAGATGCATTAGTAAAAGCTCACCCAGACGTTGAATTGATTATTGGCGCCAAAGATGAGCGCTTAAATGATAAAGGCTACATTATTCCAGGATTGGGTGATGCCGGTGATAAAATATTTGGTACACTTCAATAA
- a CDS encoding TonB-dependent receptor, with protein MKTHRLSQLTSAVVLALGLTTSAMAADTSSSVRGTIVGPNGQAAPNTKIMLIHQPSGTVTEVVTNETGSFSAAGLRVGGPYQIFIDSDKFQDIAKGDIFLQLGQTFRLNEQLGEEQNVERITITGSQNSFTQNAGSSSSFGSDSIENSPSFDRDLKDILRQNPLATSLGGRDNGFSVAGSNPRFNSLNVDGVGLNDDFGLNGNGYPTQRSPISLDAIDQISIDTNPYNAKFGGFSGARINAVTKSGTNEFHGGVFYEKTSDSWAGDYDTSYSEDNEVEGVKSDTWGVHIGGPIIKDKLFFFANYENFEKPTVSDYGPEGSNKPLATQLTLEEFNQIAQIAKDRYGIDDIGGWDGDPQELDEKVLIKLDWNINADHRASFTYNRDESNSIRNITGNKYTLNTSTNWYDYQQNMNSYAMHLYSDWSSDFTTEFAVSYKDVESISGVATRDYGKVTIDRAINFGPDNYRHANALETKTWRANLDAEYLVGDHKLAFGMQYERNDIFNMFAEATLGAWSFDSIEDFSAGNGELYYGNAPSNNQDDTAASLVMGTYSLYVQDDWALSADIDLTFGLRYERIFSNDKPGYNPKFEERYGYDNQENLDGTDIWLPRVGMTWYASDDLTVRGGVGLFSGGKPNVWISNSYSKSGINYVTNEEDYTGLTSLEVPQSMKDSLANVTADGETDIIDSNFKTPSEWRYSVGFDYLFEIPSLGEDWKWSAEYIYVDKQDSLAWRDLNRQPSGEVTQDGRIIYEPVDASSPDHYDILLTNADRDGYSNVITTSLSKTWDSGFDMTMSYTNQDVVDGNTGTSSQAASNYKYNVYDTGRNIDTLGAGNYEIEHSLKIALGYKKEFFEGYNTRINLFFERRSGRPYGWVMGTYKDGSLGDPYYMSKYNAKTPYIPSGADDPNVAYDRGMTYEQLMAEYVIPAGLEGFAGGYVDKNASNRPWLTTMDLSIQQDIPGLMKDHKGTLTFTVKNLANLLNKDWGHVYVPEGGYNKEFANATWNDAGQLVYSPNSRSSIGPIGAENSSYSIEGEDSVWYIKVGVKYTF; from the coding sequence ATGAAAACCCATCGTCTCTCTCAACTTACTAGTGCTGTAGTTCTGGCACTTGGTTTAACCACCTCTGCTATGGCGGCTGATACCTCTTCTTCTGTAAGAGGTACAATTGTTGGACCTAACGGTCAAGCAGCACCTAATACAAAAATTATGCTAATCCATCAGCCTTCAGGTACAGTGACTGAAGTTGTTACTAACGAAACAGGCTCATTTAGTGCAGCTGGTTTACGTGTTGGTGGTCCATACCAGATTTTTATTGACTCTGATAAGTTTCAAGATATTGCTAAAGGCGATATCTTTTTGCAATTAGGTCAAACATTTCGCTTGAATGAACAGTTAGGCGAAGAGCAAAATGTTGAAAGAATTACTATTACTGGTAGTCAAAACTCATTTACTCAAAATGCGGGTAGTTCAAGCTCTTTTGGTTCAGATTCCATCGAAAACTCACCTTCTTTTGACCGTGACTTGAAAGATATCCTAAGACAAAACCCACTAGCGACATCGCTAGGTGGTCGTGACAATGGCTTTTCGGTAGCAGGTTCTAACCCTCGCTTTAACAGCCTTAACGTTGATGGTGTTGGCCTTAATGACGATTTTGGTTTAAATGGTAATGGTTATCCAACACAACGTTCACCAATTTCATTAGATGCTATTGATCAGATCTCAATTGATACTAACCCATATAATGCTAAATTTGGTGGCTTTAGTGGTGCGCGAATTAATGCGGTAACTAAATCAGGTACGAATGAATTTCATGGCGGTGTCTTCTACGAGAAAACTTCAGACAGCTGGGCTGGCGATTATGACACTAGCTATTCAGAAGATAATGAAGTTGAAGGTGTTAAAAGTGATACTTGGGGTGTGCACATAGGTGGCCCAATCATCAAAGATAAGTTGTTTTTCTTTGCTAACTATGAAAATTTTGAAAAACCAACAGTGTCAGACTATGGTCCAGAAGGTAGTAATAAACCACTTGCAACTCAATTAACTTTAGAAGAGTTTAATCAAATTGCTCAAATCGCTAAAGACCGTTATGGCATTGATGATATCGGTGGCTGGGATGGCGATCCTCAAGAGCTAGATGAAAAAGTGTTAATCAAATTAGACTGGAACATTAATGCTGATCACCGTGCTTCATTTACTTACAACAGAGATGAAAGTAATAGCATTCGTAATATTACTGGGAACAAGTACACATTAAATACGTCTACTAACTGGTATGATTATCAGCAAAATATGAATTCATACGCAATGCATCTATATTCGGACTGGAGTTCAGATTTTACTACAGAATTTGCGGTTTCGTATAAAGATGTTGAGTCTATTTCAGGCGTAGCAACACGTGATTACGGTAAAGTTACTATAGACCGTGCTATTAACTTTGGTCCAGATAATTACCGTCATGCAAACGCCTTAGAAACTAAAACTTGGCGAGCAAATTTAGACGCTGAGTATTTAGTGGGTGATCATAAGTTAGCTTTTGGTATGCAATATGAAAGAAACGATATTTTTAACATGTTCGCAGAAGCAACTTTAGGGGCTTGGTCGTTTGATAGTATTGAAGATTTTTCTGCTGGTAACGGTGAGCTATATTACGGTAACGCACCATCTAATAACCAAGACGATACAGCCGCTTCACTTGTTATGGGTACATACTCTCTATATGTTCAAGATGATTGGGCACTAAGTGCTGATATCGACCTAACGTTTGGTTTACGTTATGAGCGAATTTTCTCGAATGATAAGCCTGGATATAACCCTAAATTTGAAGAGCGTTACGGCTACGATAACCAAGAGAACCTTGACGGCACAGATATCTGGTTACCGCGCGTAGGAATGACTTGGTATGCAAGTGATGATTTAACCGTACGCGGCGGCGTTGGTTTATTCAGTGGTGGTAAGCCAAATGTATGGATTTCAAACTCATATAGCAAAAGTGGTATTAATTACGTAACAAATGAAGAAGATTATACTGGTTTAACTTCACTTGAAGTTCCTCAATCAATGAAAGATTCATTAGCAAATGTAACAGCAGATGGCGAAACAGATATAATCGATTCTAACTTTAAAACACCATCAGAGTGGCGTTATAGCGTTGGTTTTGATTATTTATTCGAAATTCCATCTTTAGGCGAAGACTGGAAATGGTCAGCTGAATATATTTACGTTGATAAGCAAGACTCTTTAGCGTGGCGTGATCTAAATCGTCAGCCAAGTGGTGAAGTGACTCAAGATGGTCGTATTATTTATGAGCCAGTAGATGCGTCAAGCCCAGATCATTATGATATTTTGTTAACAAATGCTGATAGAGATGGCTACTCTAACGTTATTACGACAAGTTTAAGTAAAACTTGGGATAGCGGCTTTGATATGACAATGTCTTATACTAACCAAGATGTTGTTGATGGTAACACTGGCACTAGCTCGCAAGCTGCTTCAAACTATAAGTATAATGTTTATGATACCGGTCGTAATATCGATACGCTAGGCGCAGGTAATTATGAAATAGAGCATAGTTTAAAAATTGCTTTAGGTTATAAAAAAGAGTTTTTCGAAGGATATAACACGCGTATTAACTTATTCTTTGAACGTAGATCTGGCCGCCCGTATGGTTGGGTAATGGGTACTTATAAAGATGGTTCATTAGGTGACCCTTACTACATGTCAAAATATAATGCTAAGACACCTTATATACCTTCTGGCGCAGATGATCCAAATGTAGCTTATGATCGTGGTATGACGTATGAACAGCTTATGGCTGAATATGTTATCCCTGCAGGCTTAGAAGGTTTTGCCGGTGGTTACGTGGACAAAAATGCTTCTAATCGTCCTTGGCTAACTACGATGGACTTGTCAATTCAGCAAGATATCCCAGGTTTGATGAAAGATCATAAAGGTACGTTAACCTTTACGGTTAAAAATCTAGCTAACTTGCTAAATAAAGACTGGGGCCATGTATATGTTCCAGAGGGTGGCTATAACAAAGAGTTTGCAAACGCTACATGGAATGATGCAGGTCAGTTAGTGTATAGCCCTAATAGCCGCAGCAGTATTGGTCCTATTGGCGCTGAGAATAGCTCTTATAGCATCGAAGGTGAAGACTCAGTTTGGTATATTAAAGTAGGTGTTAAATATACATTCTAA
- a CDS encoding cytidine deaminase, with amino-acid sequence MTEQYADILAESAKLAFENAYAPYSNFHVGAAALTESNTIVSGCNVENASYGLTVCAERNCIAQAIISGQTSFKTLVIYTEQDTLVPPCGACRQVIAEFFEPNAQITAINHLGKKMHWSVAELLPNAFTPKFLNK; translated from the coding sequence ATGACAGAGCAATATGCCGATATACTGGCTGAAAGTGCCAAATTAGCATTTGAAAATGCTTATGCGCCTTATAGTAACTTTCATGTTGGAGCTGCGGCATTAACAGAAAGTAATACCATTGTTAGTGGTTGCAATGTAGAAAATGCCTCCTATGGTTTAACCGTTTGTGCCGAACGTAATTGTATCGCACAAGCTATTATATCGGGTCAAACCTCTTTTAAAACACTGGTTATTTATACGGAACAAGACACATTAGTACCGCCGTGTGGTGCATGTAGACAGGTGATTGCTGAATTTTTTGAGCCTAACGCTCAAATTACTGCAATCAATCATTTAGGTAAAAAAATGCACTGGTCGGTAGCTGAATTACTACCGAACGCATTTACACCTAAGTTTTTAAATAAGTAA
- a CDS encoding TetR/AcrR family transcriptional regulator, which yields MTIMFDKKADKAINKKQGKIRVKSQSIILAAASDEFILQGYKGATVQSIADRANLPKANVLYYFKNKENIYHAVLEETLDMWDQGIGDIVYEDGPKLAIEKFIAAKVKMSFQHPSASKIYAMEIIQGALHLKEFARTYLRKWVKEKAKIFQQWIDEGKMEDIDPVKLIFLIWSSTQHYADFETQILSVMNRADYEEEDQEQVTQFLTEFVLRGTGIK from the coding sequence ATGACAATTATGTTTGATAAAAAAGCTGATAAGGCAATAAACAAAAAGCAAGGGAAGATCAGAGTTAAGAGTCAATCTATAATCTTAGCTGCTGCTTCTGATGAGTTTATTTTACAAGGCTATAAAGGCGCAACAGTCCAATCTATTGCTGATAGAGCCAACTTACCGAAAGCGAATGTGCTTTATTATTTTAAAAACAAGGAAAATATATATCATGCAGTGCTTGAAGAAACCCTTGATATGTGGGACCAAGGCATTGGTGACATAGTATATGAAGATGGGCCTAAGCTTGCTATCGAAAAGTTTATAGCTGCTAAGGTTAAAATGTCTTTCCAACACCCAAGTGCATCAAAAATCTATGCCATGGAGATAATTCAAGGTGCTTTACACTTAAAAGAGTTTGCCCGTACTTATCTTAGAAAGTGGGTAAAAGAAAAAGCTAAAATTTTTCAGCAATGGATAGATGAAGGGAAAATGGAAGATATTGATCCAGTAAAATTGATCTTTTTAATCTGGTCTAGTACACAACACTACGCAGATTTTGAAACGCAAATTTTATCTGTAATGAATAGGGCTGACTACGAAGAAGAAGACCAGGAACAAGTAACGCAGTTTTTAACTGAGTTTGTTTTACGTGGTACAGGGATCAAATAA
- the deoA gene encoding thymidine phosphorylase has protein sequence MFLPQEIIRSKRNGENLSLQQIQDFVSGLVTGDFSDAQVGSMAMAVYLQGMNTDEIVNLTMAMKNSGDVLAWPELDGPVVDKHSTGGVGDKVSFMLAAIVGACGAYVPMISGRGLGHTGGTSDKLESIAGFNLQPSIALFKKTVKELGMAIISQTDNLAPADKRLYSIRDVTATVESIPLITASILSKKLSAGLDTLVMDVKVGNGAMMASMTDAQALAQSIVNVANNAGVNTQAIITDMNQVLGTSAGNALEIYETVKYLNRKQREPRLHAVVVSLATAMLITAKIAKDKDDALIRINHVLDTGKAAELFEKMIYTLGGPIDLLENPWNAMKKADQIVEILAPQHGYISAMQTRNIGMAIVAMKGGRLTNGQPIDHSVGFDRVLPVGTLVNRGDVLARVHANSDTDVQLASKTYIDAITITDKAPEEAPVIYQTIS, from the coding sequence ATGTTTTTGCCTCAGGAAATTATTAGGTCTAAGCGTAATGGTGAAAATTTATCACTACAACAAATTCAAGACTTCGTTAGTGGACTAGTCACAGGTGACTTTAGTGATGCTCAAGTTGGCTCTATGGCGATGGCAGTTTATTTACAGGGAATGAATACTGATGAGATTGTTAATTTAACTATGGCAATGAAAAACTCAGGTGATGTATTGGCTTGGCCTGAGCTTGACGGTCCTGTTGTTGATAAACATTCAACAGGTGGTGTTGGAGATAAAGTAAGCTTTATGTTGGCAGCTATTGTTGGCGCCTGCGGCGCTTATGTTCCAATGATTTCAGGTCGTGGTTTAGGGCATACAGGTGGTACTTCTGATAAATTAGAGAGTATCGCAGGGTTTAATCTTCAACCGAGTATTGCGTTGTTCAAAAAAACGGTTAAAGAACTTGGTATGGCGATTATCTCGCAAACAGATAATTTGGCACCAGCAGATAAGCGTTTGTATTCAATTCGAGATGTAACGGCTACTGTTGAGTCAATTCCATTAATTACTGCGTCAATTCTATCAAAAAAATTATCTGCCGGTTTAGATACTTTAGTGATGGATGTTAAAGTAGGTAATGGTGCAATGATGGCATCTATGACAGATGCGCAAGCACTTGCACAAAGCATTGTAAATGTTGCAAATAATGCAGGAGTTAACACTCAAGCCATTATTACCGACATGAACCAAGTATTAGGTACTAGCGCGGGTAACGCTTTAGAGATTTACGAAACAGTTAAGTACCTTAATAGAAAACAAAGAGAGCCGCGCTTGCATGCGGTTGTTGTTTCTTTAGCAACGGCTATGTTAATAACTGCCAAAATTGCTAAAGATAAAGATGACGCGTTAATAAGAATTAATCATGTTCTTGATACAGGTAAAGCGGCTGAGTTATTTGAAAAGATGATTTACACTTTAGGTGGCCCAATAGATTTATTGGAAAACCCATGGAATGCAATGAAAAAAGCTGATCAAATTGTTGAAATACTAGCGCCTCAGCATGGTTATATCTCTGCAATGCAGACACGTAATATTGGTATGGCGATAGTAGCAATGAAAGGTGGACGTTTAACCAATGGACAGCCTATTGATCATAGTGTTGGCTTTGATAGAGTTTTACCTGTAGGCACTTTAGTTAATAGAGGCGATGTACTTGCAAGAGTTCATGCTAATAGTGACACTGATGTGCAGTTAGCGAGTAAAACCTATATAGACGCTATAACGATCACTGATAAAGCACCTGAAGAAGCGCCTGTAATTTATCAAACAATTTCTTAA
- a CDS encoding thymidine kinase — protein sequence MAQLYFYYSTMNAGKSTHLLQSSYNYQERHLTTLLYTAKIDDRFEQGKISSRIGLAQHAELFDSETQLLDQIVKAHTTTNIDCVLIDEAQFLTKHQVKQLTDVVDTLNIPVLAYGIRTDFLGETFEGSAALLAWADKLIELKTICHCGRKANFVIRRDASENAVTHGEQIEVGGNERYESLCRQHFKALIWV from the coding sequence ATGGCACAACTTTATTTTTATTACTCAACCATGAATGCAGGTAAGTCTACTCATCTATTGCAGTCGTCTTATAACTATCAAGAACGTCACTTAACTACCCTACTTTACACTGCGAAAATAGATGATCGCTTTGAACAAGGCAAAATTAGTTCACGCATAGGGTTAGCACAGCATGCCGAGCTATTTGACTCAGAAACTCAATTACTTGATCAAATAGTCAAAGCACATACAACTACCAATATTGACTGTGTATTGATAGATGAGGCACAATTTTTAACTAAACACCAAGTTAAACAACTGACCGATGTTGTCGACACCTTAAATATTCCGGTGCTTGCTTATGGCATACGAACAGATTTTCTAGGTGAAACTTTTGAAGGCAGTGCTGCGTTATTAGCCTGGGCCGATAAACTTATTGAGCTTAAAACAATATGCCATTGTGGTCGCAAAGCTAATTTTGTCATTAGAAGAGATGCAAGTGAAAATGCTGTAACACACGGAGAACAAATTGAAGTTGGCGGTAATGAGCGATATGAGTCATTATGTAGACAACATTTTAAAGCGCTTATTTGGGTATAA